Proteins from a genomic interval of Desulfofustis limnaeus:
- a CDS encoding acyltransferase produces MKKTHAAVTGEGSAWTKYLHVVVGSSSFLYFLYFEWCQLLAFIPGAVGMVLRKWFWPRLFAACGPGTVFGYGVVVRHPCRMRIGAKVVISEYCILDGRHSAQEVTIEIGDETILSNNVMLSCKDGFIKLGDRVGVNAQTVIQSTNHNPVQVNDDCVIGQRCLIIAGGTYDVGPRDELVRERPIKADGGVSVQNNVWLGANVTVLGGVVVGEGSVVGAGAVVTTSVPTFSVCMGVPARVVKERQ; encoded by the coding sequence ATGAAAAAAACCCATGCCGCCGTGACCGGTGAAGGTTCAGCCTGGACCAAGTATCTCCACGTCGTCGTTGGTAGTTCGTCATTTTTGTACTTTCTCTATTTTGAGTGGTGCCAGTTGCTTGCCTTTATTCCCGGAGCGGTCGGCATGGTGTTGCGCAAATGGTTCTGGCCGCGGCTCTTTGCCGCCTGTGGGCCGGGAACGGTCTTCGGCTACGGTGTCGTGGTGCGACACCCCTGTCGCATGAGAATCGGGGCAAAGGTGGTCATCAGTGAATATTGCATTCTCGACGGCAGACACTCCGCACAGGAGGTGACCATCGAGATCGGAGACGAGACGATCCTGTCGAACAACGTCATGCTGTCCTGCAAGGACGGATTCATTAAACTTGGCGACCGGGTGGGAGTGAACGCGCAGACGGTAATCCAGTCTACCAACCACAATCCGGTCCAGGTGAACGACGATTGTGTTATCGGGCAGCGGTGCCTGATCATAGCCGGTGGCACCTATGATGTCGGCCCTCGTGACGAGCTGGTCAGGGAGCGGCCGATCAAGGCCGACGGGGGGGTGAGCGTCCAGAACAATGTGTGGCTCGGGGCCAATGTCACCGTACTCGGGGGGGTGGTGGTCGGTGAGGGGAGTGTGGTCGGTGCCGGGGCGGTGGTTACCACATCGGTACCGACCTTTTCGGTATGCATGGGAGTTCCCGCCCGCGTGGTAAAAGAGCGTCAGTGA
- a CDS encoding lysylphosphatidylglycerol synthase transmembrane domain-containing protein gives MQRILTVSLKLGVSAGLLYLLYRQTPLVEMQALIASINLSYLLPIGLLLFVNTVISAWKWQLFLRADGVVLPLHQLVTSYMSGTFCNLFLPSNIGGDSYRIYDIAKASRDGARSAASVFADRFSGFLALVVLSLLSSFYVAAQFDSLVFLMIPLALLLFFLGILWVFSRQTRFQRLLVFSGLSRIGAVARIADKLLLSFSCYGANKSLLTKVMSLSFLFQGSLITVVFLMARSLGVQTGFFYFSAFVPLITLMEALPISIYGLGIRDYGYVFFFTRAGMSDIETRTLALFFLVVAVCYSLIGGLFFLYRLWAGPSGKGSGGARAGEPGPETR, from the coding sequence ATGCAGCGCATCCTAACGGTGAGCCTCAAGCTTGGCGTCAGTGCGGGGTTGCTGTATCTGCTCTATCGACAGACACCGTTGGTCGAGATGCAGGCGTTGATCGCTTCCATTAATCTGAGCTATCTGCTGCCGATCGGGCTGCTGCTCTTCGTCAATACCGTTATCAGTGCCTGGAAATGGCAGCTTTTCCTTAGGGCCGACGGCGTCGTTCTGCCGTTGCACCAGTTGGTCACGTCCTATATGAGCGGAACCTTCTGCAATCTGTTTCTTCCCTCGAATATCGGCGGCGATTCGTACCGGATCTATGACATCGCCAAGGCCAGCCGGGATGGAGCGCGATCGGCCGCCTCGGTATTTGCCGATCGCTTTTCCGGATTTCTCGCCCTGGTTGTGTTGAGCCTGCTTTCGTCTTTTTACGTCGCCGCTCAATTTGATTCCCTGGTTTTCCTGATGATTCCCTTGGCGCTACTGCTGTTTTTCCTCGGGATCCTCTGGGTCTTTTCCCGGCAGACCCGTTTCCAGCGTTTGCTCGTGTTTTCCGGGCTGAGTCGAATCGGTGCGGTGGCGCGGATTGCCGATAAGCTGCTGCTCTCCTTTTCCTGTTATGGGGCAAACAAATCGCTGTTGACCAAGGTAATGAGCCTCTCCTTTCTCTTTCAGGGGTCCTTGATCACGGTTGTGTTCCTGATGGCCAGGTCGCTCGGGGTCCAGACCGGTTTTTTTTATTTCAGTGCCTTTGTGCCGTTGATCACCCTGATGGAGGCCCTGCCCATCTCCATCTACGGGCTCGGGATTCGTGACTACGGATATGTATTTTTCTTTACCCGTGCCGGGATGAGCGATATCGAGACCAGGACCTTGGCTTTGTTTTTCCTGGTGGTGGCGGTGTGCTATTCGCTGATCGGCGGCCTTTTTTTTCTCTATCGCCTCTGGGCAGGACCGTCCGGAAAAGGCAGCGGTGGCGCGAGAGCTGGGGAACCTGGTCCTGAAACAAGATGA
- a CDS encoding glycosyltransferase family 2 protein produces MKISVVIPAYNEEQNIRLLYEETTSVLQGMACPYELLFIDDGSTDRTLAVLQTIQAADEQVVVIVFRRNFGQTAAMSAGFDYATGDVIITMDGDLQNDPHDIPQLIQKIREGYDVVTGWRFDRKDAFLNRRLPSIIANKIISWTTRVALHDYGCTLKAFRREVIKNIRLYGEMHRFIPAIASGMGISYTEIKVNHRPRRYGTSKYGISRTIRVVLDLITVKFLLSFATRPIQVFGLLGVVSGATGFFIALIMTIQRQFFDIPLSDRPLLLLAILLIFIGIQFVSLGLIAELQARTYHESQQKAIYHVKEVYSAQKCGPDPGCP; encoded by the coding sequence GTGAAAATATCTGTGGTCATACCCGCGTATAACGAAGAACAGAACATTCGCCTGCTCTATGAAGAGACCACGAGTGTCCTGCAAGGGATGGCGTGCCCCTATGAGCTGCTTTTTATCGACGACGGCAGCACCGACCGCACCCTGGCGGTACTGCAGACCATCCAGGCGGCTGATGAACAGGTGGTGGTTATCGTCTTTCGCCGCAATTTCGGTCAGACGGCGGCGATGTCCGCCGGGTTCGATTATGCCACGGGTGATGTGATCATCACCATGGACGGCGACCTGCAGAACGACCCACACGATATACCGCAGCTGATACAGAAGATTCGGGAGGGCTACGACGTGGTCACCGGCTGGCGGTTCGATCGGAAAGACGCATTCCTCAATCGTCGGCTCCCTTCGATAATCGCCAACAAGATCATCTCCTGGACCACCCGGGTGGCGCTGCATGATTATGGCTGCACCCTCAAGGCGTTTCGTCGGGAGGTGATCAAGAACATCCGGTTATACGGGGAAATGCATCGTTTTATCCCGGCCATCGCCAGCGGCATGGGGATTTCCTATACCGAGATCAAGGTCAATCATCGGCCCCGGCGTTACGGTACCTCGAAATACGGCATCTCCCGTACGATCCGGGTCGTCCTCGATCTGATCACCGTGAAATTCCTGCTGAGTTTTGCCACCAGACCCATCCAGGTCTTTGGGCTTCTCGGCGTCGTTTCCGGGGCGACCGGTTTTTTCATCGCCCTGATCATGACCATCCAACGCCAGTTTTTCGATATCCCGCTCTCCGATCGTCCGTTGCTGTTGCTGGCCATCCTACTCATTTTTATCGGCATCCAGTTTGTCTCGCTCGGCCTGATCGCCGAACTGCAGGCCCGCACCTATCATGAATCGCAACAAAAAGCGATCTACCACGTCAAAGAGGTCTACAGTGCCCAGAAATGCGGACCGGACCCGGGGTGTCCATGA
- a CDS encoding glycosyltransferase family 2 protein has protein sequence MSVSPDLEIDVVIPHWNGWELLRTCLLSLQGQTNRRFRTIVVDNGSTDGSPRLIRDQFPWVDVVTLPENRGFSAAVNRGIRAGDNPLILLLNNDVEVQSDCLQELQTQCRRHPEYEFFALKMCAFHQRQVIDGAGDGVLRGGVGYRLGTLEPDGPDFAMSREVFGACAGAALYRRDLFDRVGLFDENFFAYLEDVDFNLRAVRAGARCRYLPEAVVYHIGSASSGSKVNPFVIRLSTRNNVYVIAKHYSPALLVRFAPALLIYQFFWFLFVVKKRQFPAYLVGLAESLREVAKMRRRRLANRRLARLSERDFAGRIVAAERDVIRSIISRRRHQGKGNRIFDFYLRLFC, from the coding sequence ATGAGCGTTTCGCCGGACCTCGAGATCGATGTGGTCATTCCCCACTGGAACGGTTGGGAGCTGTTGCGTACCTGTTTGCTTTCCCTGCAGGGTCAAACGAATCGCCGGTTTCGGACCATCGTTGTCGACAACGGTTCCACAGACGGTTCGCCGCGGTTGATCAGGGACCAGTTCCCCTGGGTGGATGTGGTGACGTTGCCGGAGAACCGAGGCTTCAGCGCCGCGGTCAACCGTGGTATCCGCGCCGGCGACAACCCTTTGATATTGCTGTTGAACAACGATGTGGAGGTGCAATCCGACTGCCTGCAGGAGCTGCAGACCCAGTGTCGGCGGCATCCGGAATATGAGTTTTTCGCCCTGAAGATGTGCGCTTTTCACCAGCGGCAGGTGATCGACGGTGCCGGTGACGGGGTGCTACGTGGCGGGGTTGGGTACCGGCTGGGCACGCTCGAGCCCGACGGGCCCGATTTCGCCATGAGCCGAGAGGTGTTCGGGGCCTGTGCCGGGGCCGCGCTGTATCGGCGGGATCTCTTCGATCGGGTCGGCCTCTTCGATGAAAACTTCTTCGCCTACCTCGAGGATGTGGATTTCAACCTGCGTGCGGTTCGCGCCGGAGCGCGTTGCCGTTACCTGCCGGAAGCGGTCGTCTACCACATTGGCAGCGCCAGCTCCGGGTCCAAGGTCAATCCCTTCGTGATCAGGCTCTCGACACGCAACAATGTCTATGTGATTGCCAAACATTATTCGCCGGCTCTGCTGGTTCGCTTTGCTCCCGCTTTGCTGATCTATCAGTTTTTCTGGTTCCTGTTTGTCGTCAAGAAGCGACAGTTTCCCGCCTACTTAGTTGGACTTGCGGAGTCGCTGCGGGAAGTGGCGAAAATGAGACGACGACGACTGGCAAACCGCCGGCTGGCCCGACTCTCGGAGCGAGATTTTGCCGGCAGGATTGTGGCCGCAGAAAGAGACGTGATCCGGTCGATCATATCCCGTCGACGCCACCAGGGAAAAGGCAACCGCATTTTCGATTTTTACCTGCGCCTGTTCTGTTGA
- a CDS encoding glycosyltransferase family 2 protein — MVTVIIVTHNSQTVLPRCLAALAEQTRRPEQVVLVDSGSASKAYLQQYREQDGILVHHADNRGFGAANNIGVKLAGGGQSFLLFLNPDAYLLPTALDTAIEVMERQQRAAVLGGRLLGYDHDAGTPTGRLDSAGVFRTWYGRWYDRGQGEPDDSRYGRQQQVPALCGAFLLCRWEALAPLLPSVFDETFFLYKEDIDLCLRLTKAGWNCLYAPQVQVYHCRGWNPDRRSMTRAARLMAARSELHLTLKHRSPYLLWAVMKYLLVRIADS; from the coding sequence ATGGTTACCGTTATCATCGTCACCCACAATTCCCAGACGGTGCTGCCACGCTGCCTTGCAGCCCTGGCTGAACAGACCCGGCGGCCGGAGCAGGTCGTTCTGGTGGATAGCGGCTCCGCCTCAAAGGCCTATCTGCAGCAGTACCGGGAACAGGATGGTATCCTGGTGCACCATGCCGACAATCGTGGTTTCGGAGCTGCCAACAATATCGGGGTCAAGCTTGCCGGCGGCGGTCAAAGCTTTCTGTTGTTCCTCAACCCCGACGCTTATCTCCTGCCGACAGCGTTAGATACGGCCATCGAGGTCATGGAAAGACAGCAAAGAGCAGCGGTGCTCGGCGGACGGCTGCTTGGCTATGACCATGATGCCGGTACTCCCACCGGCCGTCTCGACTCCGCCGGGGTATTTCGGACCTGGTACGGCCGTTGGTACGACCGCGGCCAAGGCGAGCCGGACGATAGCCGCTATGGTCGGCAGCAGCAGGTGCCGGCACTCTGTGGCGCCTTTCTGCTTTGTCGTTGGGAAGCGCTGGCGCCTCTCTTGCCGTCCGTCTTCGACGAAACCTTCTTTCTCTACAAGGAGGACATCGATCTTTGTCTCCGTCTGACCAAGGCCGGCTGGAACTGCCTGTACGCTCCGCAGGTGCAGGTCTATCACTGCCGAGGTTGGAATCCCGATCGCCGCAGCATGACTCGCGCGGCACGCCTGATGGCGGCGCGCAGCGAGCTGCATTTGACGCTGAAGCATCGGTCTCCCTATCTGTTATGGGCCGTGATGAAATATCTCCTGGTCCGCATCGCTGACTCCTGA
- a CDS encoding glycosyltransferase family 2 protein, giving the protein MVPHAYGAECGDRPQATISVIIPTRNGAETLRELLAGLRLQGRQPDEIVVIDSASTDTTVQVAHEYGATVVPIPLAEFDHGGTRTLGATIARGEFLVFFTQDALPAGRHLLARLVAPFDADGAIGMSYGRQLPAFDADLLAAHLRQFNYPEQSAVRSFDDRTRYGLGTVFASNSCAAYRREVLAEVGYFPKGLIFGEDTWVAGKVLQRGKKIAYVAEAAVYHSHNYQPYEELQRYFDIGVLHRSQSWLIETYGSSTGRGLTYLRSGLRYVRQQGCSSAMGDFMVRVALKWIGYQLGRRYRILPRSLAERLSLHKNWWVELSGR; this is encoded by the coding sequence ATGGTTCCTCACGCATATGGTGCAGAATGCGGCGACCGGCCGCAGGCAACGATCTCGGTTATCATCCCCACCCGCAACGGTGCCGAAACGTTGCGTGAACTGCTGGCCGGGCTGCGGCTGCAGGGCCGACAACCGGATGAGATTGTCGTCATCGACTCCGCGTCCACCGATACCACCGTTCAGGTGGCCCATGAGTACGGGGCAACAGTGGTGCCGATCCCGCTGGCGGAGTTTGATCACGGCGGTACCCGGACGCTGGGCGCAACCATCGCCCGCGGGGAATTCCTGGTGTTTTTCACCCAGGATGCGTTACCCGCGGGGCGGCACCTGCTGGCACGGCTGGTGGCGCCATTCGACGCTGATGGCGCTATCGGGATGAGCTATGGCAGGCAATTGCCCGCTTTCGATGCCGACCTCCTGGCCGCTCACCTGCGACAATTCAATTACCCCGAGCAATCGGCCGTCAGAAGTTTTGACGACCGCACCCGGTACGGACTGGGGACCGTTTTTGCCTCGAATTCCTGTGCCGCTTATCGGCGTGAGGTACTCGCCGAAGTGGGGTATTTTCCCAAGGGACTGATCTTCGGAGAGGATACCTGGGTAGCGGGAAAGGTGTTGCAACGGGGAAAAAAAATCGCCTATGTCGCCGAAGCGGCAGTGTATCATTCGCACAACTACCAGCCGTACGAGGAATTGCAGCGCTACTTCGATATCGGCGTCCTCCATCGCAGCCAGTCTTGGCTCATCGAAACGTACGGCAGCTCCACCGGCCGCGGTTTGACGTATCTCCGCTCGGGGCTTAGGTATGTGAGGCAACAGGGTTGCTCTAGTGCCATGGGTGATTTTATGGTAAGAGTTGCGCTGAAATGGATCGGTTACCAGCTGGGGCGTCGCTATCGGATACTGCCCCGCTCGCTGGCCGAACGATTAAGCTTACATAAAAACTGGTGGGTCGAGTTGTCCGGTCGTTGA
- a CDS encoding sugar transferase, with protein MISTNLREQSSLMARMLHLVDCLLVVGYLWVLVTWYRVPWSEHYTRLAVISFCLSLFFFQSFQLYRSWRGWKFYQEFYVIIKAWATVIGILLFYFFIFKISIAYSRLVFLIWSLSTPLLIFLVHATARRVLRYYRQRGRNIRRAVIAGAGDLGISLAKELETIPWAGIEIMGFFDDKIAEEPELTAMGKPVLGEIAKLPDYLATNDIDYVYIALPMRAERKIFMILRECRSLGSRIYLVPDLYLYGLHHAELQSLGKMLILNFNPHTEWKRSFDVVFSLLVIILGMPVLALIALLIKVEDRGPIIYRHKRITAAGKEFDCLKFRTMRVGADRELQELLEKHPHLRAEWQQTYKLKNDPRITRIGRLLRRTSLDELPQFFNVLKGEMSVVGARPIVGGELQYYKDSAGRYCSMKPGITGPWQVSKRSNIEDYQERVNLDDWYILNYSLWTDIKIILRTVYIMFKGNGAY; from the coding sequence ATGATTTCGACGAATCTGCGCGAGCAGAGTTCACTGATGGCCAGGATGCTGCACCTGGTGGACTGCCTGCTGGTGGTGGGCTACCTCTGGGTGCTGGTCACCTGGTACCGGGTGCCGTGGAGTGAGCACTATACTCGCCTGGCCGTGATCAGCTTCTGTTTGTCCCTCTTCTTTTTTCAGTCCTTTCAGCTGTACCGATCATGGCGAGGATGGAAGTTCTATCAGGAATTTTACGTAATCATCAAGGCGTGGGCGACCGTCATCGGTATCCTGCTCTTTTATTTCTTCATTTTCAAGATCTCCATCGCTTACTCCCGATTGGTGTTTCTCATCTGGTCCCTATCCACGCCGCTGCTGATTTTTCTGGTGCATGCGACGGCCCGCCGGGTACTTCGCTATTATCGTCAGCGAGGCCGCAATATTCGCCGCGCAGTCATTGCCGGAGCCGGTGATCTGGGCATCAGCCTGGCCAAGGAGTTGGAGACGATCCCCTGGGCAGGGATCGAGATCATGGGGTTCTTCGACGACAAGATTGCCGAAGAACCGGAACTGACCGCCATGGGAAAACCGGTTCTGGGGGAAATCGCCAAACTCCCCGACTATCTGGCAACAAACGATATCGATTACGTCTATATCGCCTTGCCGATGCGGGCCGAGCGAAAGATCTTCATGATCTTGCGCGAGTGCCGTTCCCTCGGGTCCCGCATCTACCTGGTCCCGGACCTCTACCTCTATGGGTTGCATCATGCCGAACTGCAGTCCCTGGGCAAGATGCTGATCCTTAATTTCAATCCCCATACGGAATGGAAACGCAGCTTCGACGTCGTCTTCTCACTGCTGGTCATCATCCTCGGTATGCCGGTTTTAGCGCTGATTGCCCTGCTGATCAAAGTGGAGGACCGCGGACCGATCATTTACCGTCATAAGCGGATCACCGCCGCCGGCAAGGAATTCGATTGCCTGAAATTCCGGACCATGCGGGTGGGGGCCGATCGGGAGCTGCAGGAGTTGCTGGAAAAGCATCCGCACCTGCGGGCTGAATGGCAGCAGACCTACAAGCTCAAAAATGATCCCCGGATTACCCGCATCGGCAGGCTGTTGCGCCGCACCAGCCTCGACGAGCTGCCGCAATTTTTCAACGTCCTGAAAGGCGAGATGAGCGTGGTCGGAGCGAGGCCGATTGTCGGTGGTGAGTTGCAGTATTACAAGGACAGCGCCGGTCGCTACTGCTCGATGAAACCGGGCATTACCGGGCCCTGGCAGGTGAGCAAACGATCGAATATCGAGGACTATCAGGAACGGGTCAACCTTGACGATTGGTATATTCTCAATTATTCCTTATGGACCGACATCAAGATTATTCTGCGCACCGTCTATATCATGTTCAAAGGAAACGGTGCCTATTGA
- a CDS encoding Bax inhibitor-1/YccA family protein produces MQSNAPTISISQARQDAASIFLAKVFNWMAVGLGITGVVAYLTAFTGLAVAIANSPLFLVLAIGTLGLVFFLSARIDKIQASTASLLFVGYAVLNGLFFSTLFLRYTGSSIAGTFLITAGMFGAMALYGLVTKRDLSGWGSFLFMGLIGILIAMVVNIFLQSPAVYWVTSMIGVLIFTGLTAYDVQKIKRMGEEGIMTQGQEAIVKGSIMGALALYLDFINLFLMLLRFFGGSRD; encoded by the coding sequence ATGCAGAGCAATGCCCCTACCATCAGCATCAGTCAGGCCAGGCAGGATGCGGCGTCGATCTTTCTGGCCAAAGTTTTTAACTGGATGGCCGTCGGCCTGGGTATTACCGGCGTCGTCGCTTATCTGACCGCCTTTACCGGGCTTGCCGTTGCCATTGCCAATTCGCCGTTGTTTCTCGTGTTGGCCATTGGTACCCTCGGATTGGTCTTTTTCCTCTCAGCCCGTATCGACAAGATACAGGCCTCCACTGCCTCGCTGCTCTTTGTCGGTTACGCGGTTCTCAACGGGCTCTTTTTCTCCACCTTGTTTCTCCGCTACACCGGTTCTTCCATCGCCGGGACGTTCTTGATTACCGCCGGGATGTTCGGTGCCATGGCACTTTACGGCCTGGTGACCAAACGAGATCTGTCCGGTTGGGGGTCCTTCTTGTTCATGGGCCTGATCGGCATCCTCATCGCCATGGTCGTCAACATCTTCTTGCAGAGTCCGGCCGTCTACTGGGTGACCTCGATGATCGGCGTGCTCATTTTCACCGGACTGACCGCCTATGATGTACAGAAGATCAAGCGGATGGGCGAAGAGGGGATCATGACCCAGGGGCAAGAGGCCATCGTCAAGGGATCGATCATGGGCGCGCTGGCCCTGTATCTCGATTTCATCAACCTCTTCCTCATGCTGCTTCGCTTTTTCGGCGGTAGCCGCGATTGA
- the coaBC gene encoding bifunctional phosphopantothenoylcysteine decarboxylase/phosphopantothenate--cysteine ligase CoaBC: MQTTFAGRNIVVGVTGSIACFKVAGWVSTLAKEEALVEVIMSRAAQQFVAPLTFSSLSGRRVYTDMFTDDRDGAINHIGLAREADGILVAPATAQTIARLAHGLADDLLAATVLAATVPVIVCPAMNVKMYEHPATRRNLQTLREFGYTVVEPEIGAMACGEFGNGRLPEWEVVAEYLLRALAVQDLAGQVVLVTAGPTREPIDPARFLSNRSSGKMGYALARTAFRRGARVILVSGPTTLDGPPGVQRIDVTTAQQMYDAVMAHYREATVIIKAAAVADFRSREESTEKIKKDQASLVLHLQQNPDILKELGARCDHDRQLLVGFAAESARFAEEGRKKLHNKQCDLIAVNDIGSERTGFASDANRLLVLDNRGYMAELPYVSKERCADLLWDHIVANNFLRS; encoded by the coding sequence ATGCAAACCACCTTTGCCGGCAGGAATATCGTAGTCGGGGTGACTGGGAGTATCGCCTGCTTCAAGGTGGCCGGCTGGGTCAGCACCCTGGCCAAGGAAGAGGCTCTGGTGGAGGTGATCATGTCCAGGGCGGCGCAACAATTCGTGGCCCCGCTTACCTTCTCGTCGCTCTCCGGTCGTCGGGTTTACACCGACATGTTCACCGACGATCGAGACGGGGCCATCAACCATATCGGTCTCGCTCGCGAGGCCGACGGTATTCTCGTCGCACCCGCCACTGCCCAAACCATAGCTCGCCTGGCCCATGGTCTGGCCGACGATCTGCTGGCCGCCACCGTGCTGGCCGCCACCGTCCCGGTGATTGTCTGTCCTGCCATGAACGTGAAGATGTACGAGCACCCGGCCACCCGCCGGAACCTCCAAACCCTGCGGGAATTCGGTTATACGGTGGTCGAGCCGGAGATCGGAGCCATGGCCTGTGGAGAGTTCGGCAACGGTCGTTTACCGGAATGGGAGGTGGTTGCCGAATATCTGCTGCGAGCGCTGGCCGTGCAAGACCTCGCCGGTCAGGTCGTCCTGGTGACCGCCGGCCCAACGCGGGAACCAATTGATCCGGCCCGGTTCCTCAGTAATCGTTCCTCCGGCAAGATGGGGTATGCGCTAGCGCGAACCGCCTTTCGGCGCGGCGCCCGGGTGATCCTGGTCAGCGGACCGACGACCCTTGACGGTCCGCCCGGGGTGCAACGCATCGATGTGACCACGGCCCAACAGATGTACGATGCGGTTATGGCCCATTACCGGGAGGCGACGGTCATCATCAAGGCGGCAGCCGTGGCCGATTTTCGCAGCAGGGAAGAGTCCACAGAGAAAATCAAAAAGGATCAGGCCTCGCTGGTGCTGCACCTGCAGCAGAACCCGGATATTCTCAAGGAACTGGGAGCCCGATGCGATCACGATCGGCAACTGCTGGTCGGATTTGCTGCAGAAAGCGCGCGTTTTGCCGAAGAGGGGAGGAAGAAGCTGCACAACAAGCAGTGCGACCTGATTGCGGTGAACGACATCGGCTCGGAGCGGACCGGTTTTGCAAGCGACGCCAACCGCTTGCTGGTGCTCGATAACCGCGGTTATATGGCCGAATTGCCGTATGTGTCCAAAGAGCGCTGCGCTGATCTGCTGTGGGACCACATCGTCGCCAATAATTTCCTGCGCTCCTAG
- the nadA gene encoding quinolinate synthase NadA, producing the protein MTETEHTIASFQPSPLTIPPHPEWPPLSTAEEQELKRKIAELLQKQNGVLVAHYYTDGRIQDLAEQTGGCVADSLEMARFGTMHPASTLVVAGVRFMGETAKILNNEKRVIMPDPAATCSLDENCPADAFSAFCDDYPDHTVVVYANTSAAVKARSDWVVTSGIALPIIRHLAADGKKIIWAPDRHLGSYIQQETGADMVLWPGSCIVHEEFRAVALQRFRRLHPEAAVLVHPESPAAVIEQADVVGSTTALIKAVVSLPHPSFIVATDKRIFNKMKQLAPTKILLEAPTEGEGATCVSCARCPWMGMNSLSNLYEVLRYGGREIEVDADLAARARIPIQRMLDFAKQLRTR; encoded by the coding sequence ATGACTGAAACCGAACACACTATCGCCTCTTTTCAACCGTCGCCGCTGACCATACCCCCTCATCCGGAGTGGCCGCCCCTCTCCACGGCGGAGGAACAAGAGCTGAAACGCAAGATTGCCGAATTGCTACAAAAGCAGAACGGCGTGCTGGTCGCCCACTATTACACTGATGGCCGTATTCAGGACCTGGCCGAACAAACCGGCGGCTGTGTCGCCGATTCTCTGGAGATGGCCCGGTTCGGTACCATGCACCCGGCATCGACCCTGGTGGTTGCCGGAGTCCGCTTCATGGGAGAAACGGCCAAGATCCTCAACAACGAGAAACGGGTGATCATGCCTGACCCCGCCGCCACCTGCTCACTCGACGAGAATTGCCCGGCAGACGCCTTCAGCGCCTTCTGCGATGACTATCCCGACCATACCGTTGTCGTTTACGCCAACACCAGCGCCGCGGTCAAGGCTCGCTCGGACTGGGTGGTCACCTCGGGGATCGCCCTGCCGATCATCCGCCACCTGGCTGCTGATGGCAAGAAAATCATCTGGGCCCCTGACCGCCACCTCGGCAGTTACATTCAGCAGGAGACCGGGGCTGACATGGTCCTCTGGCCGGGTTCATGTATCGTCCACGAGGAATTTCGGGCCGTGGCCCTGCAGCGCTTCAGGCGTCTCCATCCGGAGGCCGCCGTCCTTGTTCACCCGGAATCACCGGCAGCGGTTATCGAACAGGCCGATGTGGTCGGCTCCACCACCGCTCTGATCAAGGCGGTGGTCTCCCTGCCTCACCCCAGTTTCATCGTCGCCACCGACAAACGGATCTTTAACAAGATGAAGCAACTGGCACCCACGAAGATCTTGCTCGAAGCACCTACCGAAGGTGAGGGAGCCACCTGCGTCAGCTGTGCCCGTTGTCCCTGGATGGGCATGAATTCGTTGTCCAACCTCTATGAGGTTCTGCGTTACGGCGGCAGGGAAATCGAGGTGGACGCCGACCTTGCGGCCCGCGCCCGGATCCCCATCCAGCGCATGCTCGATTTTGCCAAACAGCTTCGCACCCGCTGA